Sequence from the Panicum virgatum strain AP13 chromosome 5N, P.virgatum_v5, whole genome shotgun sequence genome:
GCTGTGCAATATGGATTGTGAAATTGTTACCTGTTACTTGTGCAGTTGTGCTTGGGTTGCATACGAGCTTGAAGGCAGGGCTATTCATGCTTATTTTCTATAAGCGACTGATCTATTGCTCTTAGTTCGGCACATAGATTGACACTATGGTTCCTGTCAAATACGAACATCTGTGGTTAATCTGCTGCGTAAAAAATTGGGGATTGTTGGCTGTTGGGCAGGCTTGCTCTTGTCTGTGCTGATTCCGCCTAGTTAGGGAATTCCATTTTGCAATCCGAGATCTTTGAGCTAGACAATGTTTGGGATGTCAGGCTGAGTCAATGGATAAGAGTTTGTGCTTTATTATTATGTATACGAGAtaaggagttttttttttcttctgataAGATTGTGATTTATTTATCTGTATTAGGTACAAGATTCACTTGTCAGTCACTCACTCCAGACCTCTAGTAGTCCAGTCACAAGAGTGATTTAGAGCACTGGTCCAGCCCTTCAGTGCATAACTTTGACAACTAGTTTCCATGGCAACATCTTGGCAGGCTCACAAAATAGTAGTGTGGAAGTATTTTCGTAGACAGATTTTCATCACTTTTGGATGTCCAGTCTAAATGTTTGTGGAGCGATTGTTCAAAATAAAATGGTTTGATTACACACACAGCATattcttggatgaaaaatattttttgcctGGGTGGAGTACATGAATTTTAGAACAACTGAAATTACCTGGAAGTCAATGAAGAAGAATATTAACAAAAACATATCCAGCCTATTGCTATGTGATGTGTGCTGAGGACTGATCCCTTATTCTACTTAGATCATTTGTGCAAAGCTACATGCAGATCAAGTTGAAAAGAACGAGGCATAGATCTATTtatgttttctttattttggaAAGCATGATTGATGTTAAAGTTTAGTCCGGGGATGGTGTTTCCAGGTTAACAACTTTGCGATGCTATATCATGGCTTGTTTGGATAAGCATGCTATTTCTTTAGTTTCTCTTATATTCCTTTCTGGATCAAATTACATGTAGCATCTTCGAAAAATAAAACATCTAGCATGCCCCCTTGTTTTTGGTTGTGACATGATCTAATGCTTGCAAGAATCCAAACACAACGCTATTTTATATGTTCAGTTCAAAACTGTATGTTCAAATCCATTATAGATTCGAACAATGTGTACTTGTGTAACCTAATGTCCGGCTGGCACTAACTTCAAAATTATTACAGAGTGGGAAGACAAGGAAGAAGGCAATGAAGCACTTCAGCAATGGGAGGATGACTGGGATGACGATGACGTCAACGATGACTTCTCGCTGCAGTTGAGGAAGGAGCTGGAGAGCAATGCGCCCAAGAACTAGCCGGCGTATGCAGCCTTGTATTGAGTTGGAGTGGTGTCCAAGAACTAGTTGGCGTATGCAGCCTTGTATCCATTATTATCAGGTAGGAACTAGTGACGATGGTTGGGAAACTGCTACTGTTCCGTTCTGGTCCTTGTTGGCATGGCCACTGACGTAGTCGTTCCGTTTGCTTGGATCATTTAACCACCGAGTTACATGTTACCTATATCTTGTTCTGCGCATGGATCTTTGATGTGATGATTAAACCTCGAGGCTCCAAAGGCAGCGACGATCGGCAAGTGATTGATAGAGGAGGATAGAACAACACAGACTATGGGGTTAACATATTCTTGACTTCTAGAGGAGTACGCTCGCACGACCGGAGGAGGATGGACCACCCAAACCATTTATTTTCCTAGTTAAACTGTCTGAAAAACCACACTTGCAAAATTTCACTTCATAGAGTTATTAGCGAAAAATGATTTTAACACAGAGAGACGTGAGGGAAAAACAATTGAACACAATATATATAGGCTCAGCAATAATAGGATCCAACTAGGCGGACGGGACTCTCCCTATCAGTGTTCATCAAGAGCCCCCTCTATCCTCCTCGATCGAGAATCCTAACCTTAAACTCTAACCTAAACGGAAGCTCGTCAGATTCATCGTCAGAAAGAGAGCTTGTCGCGTCAGATTCATCCTCAGAAAAAGAGAGCTTGTCCGAGAAGAAGAGGTCGTTGAATTGCTCGTTGGAGAAGAAGAGGTCGCTGAATTACTCGTCGAAGAAGagaacttttttatttttgggaGTTACTTCATGCGTTGTGCTCAAGTAATCAAAGAGCTCTCCAGATATGCTTATCTGGAGAGCGCTCTCTCTATATAGCTTTTAGAAATAATAAACATGCACGCATATCAAAATATTTGGAATGCAATAGTATCCTATCTCTATCATTATACTACTAAATTACTATGTTCTGCTAGTCTACTGGCCAGCTTCtttagtctttttttttctttctcacaAAATACTATTGAACTAGCTAAAACTAGTAGACCAGTCGAATGAAAGCAATGAAGTTTATCTTCACCTGTCATCCTGCCGCTCCCGCTGCCTGCCCATCCAGCGATCCTAGAACACATGTCTCGGTCCCGCCCGCAAAAGCCGCTGCCCAAACTACCGCAGCAATCACCTCCACGCATTGATTGTTATATTCCTGCAAATCTAGAAAAGAGCTGCTCATATTTTAAAttggctaaaatattgaaagtaatgATTTACTCTTAGTGCTTCTTGGTAAAATAAACTTCAGAGCCAAAAACTTTGCAAAGTTGGTTAAGTATATACCAATAGTCGAGTAAGTCTTATTGAGTCTTAATATAGTCAGAGTTTGTTGTCTATTGCAGGTGTAACTTTTaatggttggagctaaccagaaTTCACATCGCTGAACTCAACGTGACATCCTCACATCTTTATTCATCACATCTTTATAATTATCATTTTTGTTTTATCTATTTAGcattaaattttttttagcttAGATGTTTTTCCGCGGCTATCGCTTCTTGTTGTTTCTAATTCTGAAAGTTGTTTTGTAAATATCCTATACTCTATTTTTGTAAATTTATTCATGTTTGTACCATCTACGTTCGTCatcgtgcgagacttctagtATTTCGATCGAGATTATCCATGGTTCACCATTAGCTGTCAGATTATACTATTTTAAATGCGTATGGACTATACTTAAATCGGTTCTACCATAAATATAGATGTCCGTATAGCTCACGGCTCAACAGCCGATCACAGCCGATCTGAGGCACGTTTTTTTTACCCGACTCGAGCACGGTCCGGCATGGTGGTCAGCGTAATGCTAGCCTGGCCCGCTGCCTGGGTGTGGGTCGTCACTCAGCACACCGGGCGGCCCAGCACGATACGAAGTTAGCAGGCTGGCTCGAAATTAGCCAGTTACCTCCACGTCCACCACTTGAGCCCATACACGAATCACCCCCGGCATGCTTGCCTCCTCATTTCCCCATGACCCCAAACCTTATCCGTTGCTCCTGTGGCCCATCACAAACCCATGCATGGAGCTATGGACGCATGGCATCCTCCGCCTCCTTCCATCATCTCTCCCGACAGTTCGCAGGCCACGGCGGCCCGCAGGAGGCCGCGCTAGTGTGCAGGAAGCCGTGGCGGCGTGTGCGGTGACGGTGGGCCACGACGGCCGGCAGGTGGCGTCAGCAGcacgggggcgccggcgggccCGACAGCCTCCCTCGAATGCACGGGCAGCAGGTGGCACGAGCACGACAAGATCCTCATATCGAACTGCGCCGGCACGACACGTAATAGATCCGTACGCTCGTGCTTGGGCTGAGGACGTGGTACGATGGACGGCACGGCACGACCCATTAGCATGATCGTGACATGCCAGGCCCGGGGCGGGCAGCCTGAATGCTCATCTATAACCATATCCTGCTGTTTGATTCAACATACTGCACTAATAGACTATGattctaaaatatttttgtaGCCTTGCAAATGTGGAAACAATATGTAATTATTGGTGCCACCTGTGTTCCTTGCTATGGCTCAAATCATTTGAGTACTAGCTCGTCATTGTCTTCCTTTATTGGTGAGTTATCCCAATCTCACAAGAATTGTGTAGAGGAAAGTAGTAGAAGTGATGGTGGTCAAGTAGCACATGATCCTTTCATACTTTTAGGCTAAGTTCTTGATGCAAGGTTACTTTTGGTAACTAACAGCTTAAATAAAGAGTCCTTTACCTCTATTCCACTAAAAAAGATGACAGTTACATGTATGTCACAAAAAAGTCTGGAAACACCCCTATGTCATCGACCGAACTTTCTTTTATCTCAGTGTCATTTTGGATGGATGGAGACTTAACGGTGTCAAATGGAGGTGTAAAAAGACAGATTTGCCCTTGTTAGTAAATAATTGACAGAAATTAATTTAAAACagtaaataaattagaaaatgaCAGAAATAATTTTAAATCTGGAAATAATTTAGAAAATTCGTAATTAAATTATAAAATGTCTGAAAATTCGCAAAAAACAAGGAAATAAATTTCAAAAATCAGGATAATTctgaaaaaatcagaaaaattcgtaaataaatccaaaaaattcacagaaaatcagaaaattcagaaaaaattagaaaaaagcCCAAATTAACcagtaaaatatcagagtaagTCACAAAATATGAAAATACAATAGAAAAAATACATGACATTACTACTAAATTACTTGGGTCATATCATCAACATTCAAGCAAATAGGTCATATCATCAACATTCAACCATGACATAAGTGCCAGCATACATGAGCATTACAGAAAACATCAAAATGAGTAGGTTCTCCACACCACAAGTGTTTGCAATTAACATGATCCTTACATAAAGCATCATAGCAAAAGCAGTAGTTCCACCAGACTACTCCCAAAATAACACTCAGCAATCACACGTTACTCCATCTGGAGTTTCTTCTTGCTTCTGGTATTTGAAGCTGGGCTCTCTGGGCTGACTATCTCAACTGGAGCCCTCTTTGGTGtaagcttcttcttcttcttcatggtGGCTTGTTTCTTCCTTGGTGTCTGCaattgtcggtgttttaccagcaagcctacctagggataccctAGACTTGTAGGCAGGGTGTCACCGAGATCAGGAACTCGAaggtgcaagcaacacaagtttagacaggttcgggccgcgataTGCGTAATACCTTACGTCCTGTTGgtttgtttgtattgccttggtACGAGAATATTGGgttatgttttggaggggtccctgacCGCCCTTATATACTCCGggaggacagggttacatgtaAGTCCTAGTCCGATACTAGCTTAGGAGTCCTACTCGAGTACTctcgggtagtttccttatgTATTCGGCTAGTTCTattcctattcgggtagtttacATACGGATAAGGTATGGACATGTCGCATCCCTTATTCGGTCATTGTCTAAGCTATGTACGTAGTTCCGTAGCCCCAGGTCTGACAATAATGTCTCAATGGGAGGGTTCTCAATTTGGAGAGGAGCAGGGTCATTGGATCTAGTTCCAGATATTGTGTTAAAGGAATAAATTGAAATTAGTTGTATTATTGTAAATGACAAAGTcttgaaaagtgaaaagagcttAGAACCATACCTGCTAGACATGCTAGTACTTGTCGTAGTGGTTGATCCCTTTCTTTTGCTGACACCTAATTTTGTTGACGATTTTCTCTTCCCTTTCTTGTGTGTAGCATTGGCCACTGCCTCATTGTGTGGGAATACCATCCCTGATGCAGAACTGGTGGGCACAACAATGCTAGTCTGTGTGTTACTTCTAGATGATTTCTTCAGCTTTTTCTTTGGTGGACCCCTAAAATTAAGTTTTGGTTGATATATAAGTCTACATAAGTGAACTAAAGTGCATATATGTCTATAAAGTTTACCTCTCAGCCTCCATTGTAGCTATGTCACCTGGATTCCCATTCTTACAGGTGTACCAATGGTGCCCTAACTCATGGCATATTGGGCACTCATGCTGCTTCCTACCAGTACCTCCCTCTGTGGGTTTCTTCCTgctactacctccctccaaagcAGATTTAATCCAGTTCTTTCTCCTTCCTGCAGTTGACTTAAGCAATGGAGGATGCATGAAGAAGCCATGTGTGGCTTTGGGCCACATGGACTTGTCAGGAATAGAGGGCACACGGCCTTGATATGCAACTTTGAATTTCTCAACTGAGTAGTACTCGTCCACATAGTCTTCTAGTTTTGCCCCACTTATTGATGTGATGTAGGCAATAGCATGCTTGCAAGGTATTCCTAATCCTTGCCAAGCCCTGCATGAACATGTCCTCTCAACTAAGTTGACCACAAACCTGAAGGCACTGGCAGAACTCCCTCtagcacaaacttctgcaataTCATCAGGTGAGCTTGTGATCACTTCAATGTCCAAGTTGTAGCTATCTTCCCTCAACTTTTGGACTATATGAGGCAGAATCTTTCCTTCAAACTTCTGTGCAACCCTTTTCCTATTACTCCATTTTATCAACATCATCTGTCTAATGGTATCCATCAAGTCATCGAGGTGCTTTCCCTTGTGATTCTTAACCTGCCAATATAGCCAGCAAAATAAGAATGCAAACAAACGGTTGAAAAAATATGAATGCAAGTAAATACAATTGTAGGCCTACCCATTTATTGAAGGCCACAGCCAGGTTATTGGTAATATAATCCACCTTTGACAATGTGGAGAACTGGCTTCTAGTCCAAAGTTTCTGGTGAGTTTCCTGAAGATATTTCATAGCCTCCGGGTTGACTTCAGCCATTGCTTGATAATGTTTCTCAAACATATAAGGGTTCCATGAATATGCAGATTGCCATAAATGCTCATCAAAAATCTTTCCACTATACCTCTTCTTGAAATTCTGTACTAAGTGGTACATACACTCTATGTTCAGCTTCTGGAAAAACCTCACTAACCCCATTCATCACTGCTTGCCCACAATCAGTGCTGAATGTAAGCCCAACTGGGTTGCCTATAGCTTCCTTCAACCTCTCCATGAACCACACCCAATTCTCATTTGTTTCTGAGTCAATGACACCAATAGCTATTGGGTACATCCAGTTATGACCATCAACTGCACAAGCTACACAACTGGCCCCTGAACCTTCgattaaaaaaatatactatCTACTGCAAGATATGACCCACAACCTTGTACAAAGCCATCAACACAAGCTTTCAAAGCAAAAAAATAACCTATTAAACCTTATCTTTTTGTTGATGGTATGGTGATCAATCACAACAAATGAACCAGGGCTACTTTCCTCTATCTGAGCTTTAAATCTGTACAGATTGTCAAAACTTTCATGCCAAGGACCATAAAGTTTATCCATTGCGAGTTGCTTACCAAGATAAACTTTCCTGTATGTCACATCAATTTTGTGACattccttcaacttctttttCAAAACTTTGGGTCCCAATGTTCCATCTTCTTTCAGTCAATCTATCACTTGCTCACACACTCAAAATTGTGTGACCCCAACACAACTGTCTGCCCTCCTAGTGCTGTGACACTCATGAGGGTATGGGTTCCTTGTCACCTGCAAATATATCAATCAATCCAGCAGTTATTTACTAGGACATAAAATATATCAATGCAAAGAAAGTGCTAAATAATGAAAGATTACCTTAACTGTACCATCCTTGAGAGTAGCTTCATGAAGTCTCCATCCGTAGCCCACTGTCTTGCCACTGCAATACACCCTGTATTGAGATTTATCACTCTTTTCAATTTCATATTGGAACTCATATTTCATAGCATGTGAAGCTAAAGCCAACTTAAATATAGCCATGTCTGAATACAAAGTGCCTACTGCCATAGGAGGATCCAACTTGTCATAATCAGCTTCAGGCTTCTGTGCAGGCTCTCTATCTTTCACAATCTCATCTATGTCCTCTAATTCAACGCCAGACACAGAATCATCATCACTACCAGATTCATGGCATGTGTCTGATTCATCATCTCTGATTGTCCTTGTTCATTGCTAGCATCAGGTATTGGATTTTGGAAACCAATGTCAATATATAATCCTTCCTCATCAATACCCACATGATCAAAGGATGGGTTTGGGTTAGCAAGGAAATCAGTATCAGCAGATTGGGTATGACTTTGAAGGCTAGGTTCTGGTAACATAGGACATGACACTGAAGGTGTGAATGGGGCTTCAATTGAGTGGACAGTACCACTAAATTCCCATGTTGGGATCTCAGGAGGCTCACTATCAGGGTTGTGATAACAGACACTCAATAAACAACATTTTGAAGCCTTATGTTTTGCAAACATTTCAACTAAATCTTGGTCAGAGCAGATTTGGATGTTGGTCTTTCTATCCATGCTGAAATAAAAAAGTGACGCTATTTCATTCGAACATGGAGGATACTTTTCAAGAACTTCATCAACCAAATCCCTGAAGTTGGTGAAATCAGCGTCCACGACTTTGTTCAGCAAATCCCACTGAGAATTCAAATTGCGAGAAATAATCCGTATTTCTAGATCGAAGCTAGTGTTAGGATCCATCCTACATACAATCCACATATCAATTTGTAAAAAATAGAGCTTCAATGACAACAATACGCATTCAACAAATCCTAATTACAAAACAGTAGCTATTGCGACCCATACCTTTCTGTGTCTACCTGGCCTGTGGGCGCGGCGCTGCCTGGCTGTGGGCGGGCCGCCCTGGCCTGGCCCGAGCCGCCTGGCGTCGGCGCACGCGGCCACCCGGCGCGGGGGCCATGCAGCGGTCCGTCTAGGGTGCACGGGCTCGCTCGGCGCGAGGGGGGGGGGCACGCGGCAGGAGCGGCCTGGGAGGGGGCGCGGGACCAGAGGAGAGGCTGGAGGGCGGCACGCCTAGGGTGggcggccagcggcggtggGGGGCATGGCCGGTGACAGCGGACGGGCTGTTGGGGATGGGGCAGTGGCGACGGGAGGAAGGGTGCCGATCCGATCTGAACAGAGGATAGGGTTCAAAGTGGAAACAGGGGTAAAATGGTCATTTTACTATGTAGGGCCCACACGTAAGAGCTCCCAATCTGTTAACTTTTAACAGATCATGGATGGAATGACACTGAGGTAAAAGAAAGTTCTGTCGATGGCATAGGGGTGTCTCCAAACTTTTTTGTGGTATACGCGTAACTACCATATTTTTTAATGGCATAAAGGTAAAGGACTCTTAAATAAAGCTTTTGACTCCACGGCATTCTTCACCACTCAAGTAGATGTACGTGACAAATGATAGATCTTGCACACATGATATTTGTCTTTTCAGCTACTATAATTTACAATTAGGACCAATTCATGGATATATATTGGAACAATATTTGAATTTTATATGTGCATAGCTAGTTAATACTAATTCTAGTTTAATGTATGAACATGCAACCTGAATCATTATGGTTGGCAACATAACTACATATATTTTTGTTTGAGAGATATTTTTTGTAGTTTCTTTCATGAAGGGAATTTGTTTTGCCCATAGTAATGGGCGGGCACATACCTAATACATGTAAAATAGTTCACTCATgtatttggaaaagaaaaaaaaatgtttgaacTTGTCTGTCCAACCATCCTGACAATCCGCATTTTTTTCGTTTTAACCTTTTTCAcgattttttttcatgttttgacTCCTGGAGAAACGATTTGCGGTTTTGAATCCTAAGGGTCGGCGCACCATAAGTCATGACGCTGAGCTTTGCGAGCCGATTCAATGTGGCAGTCGATGAGGAAGTGACATGGCATGACCTCGGCACCGTAGATCTTGGTGCCGAGCTCGGCGTCGTAGCTCTCGTCACCAACCCGGTAAGTAAAATTTTTTTTGGCTTACGCATTAATATAAGTAAAGCTACTTGGGAAATTTACAGGAACTATCTTCTAGTTCAAGTGGCTAAGGCACTTAATTTCTACCTTGCAGATAGGGGCCCAACCCAGGTAGCTGAAAGGATCAACACTAGGCCTAGGGGGGGTTGAATAGACCCTATTAAAAATTctgcaaattcttgatgaaaaaCTGTTAAACCTGTCAGAACTTCCGACGCAGTACTGGAACTTTCGATTGGAAGTTTTGGTACTGGGTAGGAGCTTCCGACGATGAGCAGGAACTTTCGACCCTCAAATAAACTAAATACGATTTTCAAACAAAGATGAATATATGAAGATTATACTTGAATAGAAAGCTTACAACAAGTGTCTTGAGACTTCTAGATATGATCTCTAGCAGCGGAAACTTATAAACACATAGATCGAGTCAAATCTAGCTCAAGAACGATATGAACAACAACAAGTAAATGAGACACAAGATTTGTTACCGAAGTTCACTCCACGAAggagctacgtctccgttgaggagctCACAAAGAGCCAGATTGTCACTAATCCCTTGCCTCTCTCAATCAACCACAAAGGAGGATTGAGCCACTTACTATTGTTCTCACAAAGAGAGGGGGAATACAAACTTCCGGGGGACAATCACAAAGATTGAGAGCTCCACGGTGACACCTAACCGTTTAGGagcaaagctccaagagtaaagGATGTGAATCGATGAATCAAGCTTTGCTTCAAGTGCTTCTTGAGATGAACAAGCGAGAAATCACTCAAAGCCTCAAGTCACACACCTCAAATGCTTCTCACACCCAAACCCCAAGTCAATCAATGCATTGATGAGCTCTAGAGGGAGTTGGGAGGGAGTATTCAATGCCTTTGGAGGTGTGCTGGTCGGGTTGGTCGGAAAGAAATGAAtgagggggtgagggggtatATATACCCCACCCCATAAAAAGAGTCGTTGGCTGTTTCTGGAGGTGTCCATTGGATCTTCCGACGTAGGGTCGGATCTTCCAGCTATGCACAGAATTCAAACTCCGAACTCTATAATAGGATCTTTCGACTCATGGTCGGATCTTCGGCTTCATTCCCAGGTTTGGATCACTCAGATTAGGTCACAGACAACAGGGGTCGGAACATCCTAATTCGGTCGAAACTTACCCCGAGCCGGTGGGAACTTCCTGTGGGAACTTCCGGCCTGTGTAGGAACTTCCGACGGTCCGCAGGAACTTCCAACGGAGACTGTGACAGAAGAAACCAAGTAAGTATTCATCTCAAGGGCAACACTTTGACGATCAATCGAACACGTCCCCCTTTATAGTATGGTGATTCCTACACTCAAATTCAAaccaaaaataaatttaaatgctCGATAGCTCTTTCTGTTGGTGTTTTACCGGCAAGcctacctagggataccctAAGGTAGTAGACTTGTAGGCAGGGTGTCGCCGAGATCAGGAACTCGAaggtgcaagcaacacaagtttagacaggttcgggccgcaataTGCGTAATATCCTATGTTAGACCCGGGACTACGGGACTACGTACATAGCTTAGACAATGACCGAATAAGGGATGGGACATGTCCATACCTTATCCGtatgtaactacccgaataggagtagaactagatGAATAcagaaggaaactacccgagaGTACTCGAGTAGGATTCCTAAGCTAGTATAGGACTAGGACTtacatgtaaccctatccccccatagtatataagggcgggcagagaCCCCTCCAAAATAACCAACCTGATATCAAGTCATACCAAGGCAATACAATCTGccaacaggacgtagggtattacgcatattgcggcccgaacctgtctaaacttgtgttgcttgcacctTCGAGTTCCTGATCTCGGCGACACCTTGCCTACAAGTCTAATACCTTAGGGTATCCCTAAGTAGGCTtgccggtaaaacaccgacaccctacgtcctgttggtttgtttgtattgccttggtATTGAATATTGGGTTGgttgttttggaggggtccctacctgcccttatatactcttggggacagggttacatgtaAGTCCTAGTCCGATACTAGCTTAGGTGTCCTACTCGAGGTACTCTTAGGTAGTTTCCTTCTGTATTCggctagttctactcctattcgggtagatacataCGGATAAGGTATGAACATGTCCCATCCCTTATTCGGTCATAGTCTAAGCTATGTACGTAGTCCCAtagccccgggtctgacaagcccccgagctctttgtAGCCGAGTACTGCAGGCTTCGAGTACTTCTGAAGTAGTCTTCAGCTTCTTTGAAGCTCCATCTTGAAGATCTTCTTCGAGTACTTCCTTGGTTGCATCGAGGTTATGAGGTGCTCACGCCCCGAAATAGCTTCGACTTCTTTATATGGGGTGCGACTTAgtcgcactccatatggagtagcttccgagccttaggttgaatcgtagattCAGGCTGAGGGTCCTTAGTCTTGAATCTTCATCTTATCTTTCAAAATTGGAAAATAAGTATTCGATGACACGTaccccgcagcccccgagccttgaatccaaATCCCAATTTGAAAAAAGGTCCCCAGACTCGTGGCATTGTAGGTAtatgtaatatatttttattctcTCTGATTAATCAGAAATTTGATGGTATAATGTAATAAATttgttcagaaattcagaaaacCTCTCTTTTCTGGCAAAAAGCCTCGAAAATATGGTTAACTAAATAACTTCCCAAAAATGCCCATTATTTTCCTCTCAAAATACCTAAAAACCAAAGAaaactcttcaacttcccaacaGTGAAATTTAGCCTCCCAATGGTTATTTTAACCGCGCGGTGGCTTTTCTTTCACCAACGGGTCTTCTTTCGAGTAGTTTTTACGTCATCCAGCCCCCGAGCGAGGGAGCCGAACGAGTCGCCGAAGGCACGATGAGTGCCTTGTttcgcccagcccccgagcgaGGGAGCCAGACGAGTCGCCGGAGGCACGACGAGTGCCCCTGtcgcgccc
This genomic interval carries:
- the LOC120676879 gene encoding protein DELETION OF SUV3 SUPPRESSOR 1(I)-like — encoded protein: MAEPAKPEVTEEAKMDLLEDDDEFEEFEIDQEWEDKEEGNEALQQWEDDWDDDDVNDDFSLQLRKELESNAPKN